CGCACACCAGACATCGCCGCTCTGCAGCCTGCTCAGCAGAGCCTGCGTGGTCATGGTTTTGGTGCGCGCATCGATCCGCCGTTTCAAGGCGTCTCGGTCACGGAATCCGTGCAAGTTAGCAATCTGCGGGTCTTCAAGCAGTGAAGCGAGCTTGTCGAGCGGGCACATGGCGATGGCAATGTAACCATCCGCCGTGGGGTGCGGCCCGTAGGGGGCATCATTCCAAGGCGTTGCGATCCCTGCCTCCGATCGCTCCAATTCTAACCCTTGGTTGAGAACGGCGAAGTTCTCTTGCGCCATCAAGTTGAGGGTAGCCGAATACAGATCGACTTCCACCCGCTGGCCGACACCATGGCGACCACGGGCAAGAAGGGCGGCGAGAATACCTGACACCATGGCCTGTGAGGCGGCAAAATCGGCGATGGGCGTTCCGCAGGCTGTGGGCTCGTCGCCTGCTTTGCCGGTATTGTACATCACGCCGCTCATCGCCTGGATGAGCAGATCTTGCCCCGGCCAGTTTTGCTTGGCCATCTCCGAGCGCTGGCCCCACCCTGAACCAGAGGCGTAGATGATGTCCGGCTTGACGGCCTTGAAGTCATCGTAGCCAAGGCCAAGGCGGTCCATCACACCGGCACGGAAGTTTTCGGTGACAACGTCGAACTCTTGGACGATCTCAAGCAGCAGTGCGCGACCTTCAGGGTGTTTGAGGTCGACAGCGACAGAACGTTTGTTGCGATTGAAGGCGTGGAAAGCGGCGGAGTCTTTGCCGACGAATTCGCCTAGCATGGGCATTTTGCGCATCCATTCGCCCGCGCCCGGCCGTTCGACCTTCACAACATCGGCGCCCAGATCAGCGAGGGTCTGCGTGCACAAAGGCCCCAGCATCATCTGTGTGAAGTCGAGTACCCGAATGCCATCAAGCGCTTGAGGCGTGGCGGTCACAACGCAAATCCCTCCCGCGGCGATTGTTGTTTTAGGCGGATGTTTGCACCCGTCCTGCCAGCGC
The genomic region above belongs to Pseudomonadota bacterium and contains:
- a CDS encoding CaiB/BaiF CoA-transferase family protein; the protein is MTATPQALDGIRVLDFTQMMLGPLCTQTLADLGADVVKVERPGAGEWMRKMPMLGEFVGKDSAAFHAFNRNKRSVAVDLKHPEGRALLLEIVQEFDVVTENFRAGVMDRLGLGYDDFKAVKPDIIYASGSGWGQRSEMAKQNWPGQDLLIQAMSGVMYNTGKAGDEPTACGTPIADFAASQAMVSGILAALLARGRHGVGQRVEVDLYSATLNLMAQENFAVLNQGLELERSEAGIATPWNDAPYGPHPTADGYIAIAMCPLDKLASLLEDPQIANLHGFRDRDALKRRIDARTKTMTTQALLSRLQSGDVWCAPVRNSRQAMDELVAGHSDLLVELDHPEAGAVKAIACPITMSGTPIGDAQAAPRVGEHTHEVLIELLGAERLEMLRVQGAIG